A window from Mya arenaria isolate MELC-2E11 chromosome 9, ASM2691426v1 encodes these proteins:
- the LOC128245571 gene encoding uncharacterized protein LOC128245571 isoform X2: MKFQRNTEAILLPVLLLYYIAVASGFECPPEAILLSVLLLYYIAVASGFECPPEAILLSVLLLYYIAVASGFECPPEAKQLYYKVGENKECMKCSPGYYWLHHCIFNLTNAVCTPCPKGSYSPCNNIALACERCDTHCPGFSNQDAYKDREYISEACTAISNIKCSCRQSYYKEPGEDGMCTEKQPCPPGSGVLRKATDKSQTQCQVCSVGKTFSNITSLSEPCQNCTVCAPGEHMLQDCTLSRDRVCGQASTTVDANSPKGDSTVTIVAISAAASAVVVIVAIIVVICVVRRTECGRDLWRRWFGNNQALLGSRYSSNICRWPSRRPTDKELGIIADCFTGDYQILATQLNVLQPRVYQIQRDNSQDIHSQVLGVLSAWAKAAESATLADLETTMRNVQSLNFDWVNANEKLNVEQ; this comes from the exons ATGAAATTTCAACGCAACACGGAAGCCATACTGCTTCCAGTATTACTGTTATATTACATAGCAGTGGCTTCTGGTTTCGAATGTCCACCGGAAGCCATACTGCTTTCAGTATTACTGTTATATTACATAGCAGTGGCTTCTGGTTTCGAATGTCCACCGGAAGCCATACTGCTTTCAGTATTACTGTTATATTACATAGCAGTGGCTTCTGGTTTCGAATGTCCACCGGAAGCCAAACAATTGTACTACAAGGTCGGTGAAAACAAAGAGTGCATGAAATGTTCACCTGGATATTATTGGCTCCACCACTGCATTTTTAACTTGACTAACGCAGTCTGCACGCCATGTCCGAAAGGCTCATATTCTCCATGCAACAATATTGCCCTTGCATGTGAACGCTGCGACACCCATTGTCCAGGGTTTAGCAATCAAGATGCGTATAAAGACAGGGAATATATCAGTGAAGCATGCACTGCCATCTCCAACATAAAATGTTCTTGTAGACAATCATATTACAAAGAACCCGGGGAAGATGGGATGTGTACGGAAAAACAACCATGCCCTCCTGGGAGTGGAGTGCTTCGAAAAG CAACAGACAAGTCCCAGACTCAATGCCAGGTATGCTCGGTCGGCAAAACGTTCTCAAATATCACATCACTCAGTGAACCATGTCAGAACTGTACCGTCTGTGCCCCGGGAGAACACATGCTTCAGGACTGCACCTTGTCTAGAGACCGAGTTTGTGGCCAGGCATCAACAACAG TTGATGCAAATTCGCCAAAAGGCGATTCTACAGTGACGATCGTGGCCATATCAGCAGCAGCTTCTGCTGTCGTTGTCATAGTAGCCATAATTGTTGTTATCTGTGTAGTAAGAAGAACAGAATGCGGACGTGACTTATGGAGAAGATGGTTCGGCAATAATCAGGCATTGCTTGGAAGCAGATACTCAAGCAATATAT gtAGATGGCCATCCAGGCGACCGACCGACAAGGAGTTAGGAATAATTGCCGATTGTTTTACTGGAGACTATCAGATACTTGCTACACAACTGAATGTATTGCAGCCACGTGTTTATCAGATACAACGTGATAATAGCCAAGACATCCATTCGCAAGTGCTTGGCGTTCTTTCGGCCTGGGCGAAAGCCGCGGAATCTGCTACTTTGGCAGATTTAGAGACTACAATGCGGAACGTGCAATCTCTGAATTTCGATTGGGTAAATGCCAATGAAAAGTTGAACGTCGAGCAGTAA
- the LOC128245571 gene encoding tumor necrosis factor receptor superfamily member 14-like isoform X1: MKFQRNTEAILLPVLLLYYIAVASGFECPPEAILLSVLLLYYIAVASGFECPPEAILLSVLLLYYIAVASGFECPPEAKQLYYKVGENKECMKCSPGYYWLHHCIFNLTNAVCTPCPKGSYSPCNNIALACERCDTHCPGFSNQDAYKDREYISEACTAISNIKCSCRQSYYKEPGEDGMCTEKQPCPPGSGVLRKATDKSQTQCQVCSVGKTFSNITSLSEPCQNCTVCAPGEHMLQDCTLSRDRVCGQASTTVSVDANSPKGDSTVTIVAISAAASAVVVIVAIIVVICVVRRTECGRDLWRRWFGNNQALLGSRYSSNICRWPSRRPTDKELGIIADCFTGDYQILATQLNVLQPRVYQIQRDNSQDIHSQVLGVLSAWAKAAESATLADLETTMRNVQSLNFDWVNANEKLNVEQ; encoded by the exons ATGAAATTTCAACGCAACACGGAAGCCATACTGCTTCCAGTATTACTGTTATATTACATAGCAGTGGCTTCTGGTTTCGAATGTCCACCGGAAGCCATACTGCTTTCAGTATTACTGTTATATTACATAGCAGTGGCTTCTGGTTTCGAATGTCCACCGGAAGCCATACTGCTTTCAGTATTACTGTTATATTACATAGCAGTGGCTTCTGGTTTCGAATGTCCACCGGAAGCCAAACAATTGTACTACAAGGTCGGTGAAAACAAAGAGTGCATGAAATGTTCACCTGGATATTATTGGCTCCACCACTGCATTTTTAACTTGACTAACGCAGTCTGCACGCCATGTCCGAAAGGCTCATATTCTCCATGCAACAATATTGCCCTTGCATGTGAACGCTGCGACACCCATTGTCCAGGGTTTAGCAATCAAGATGCGTATAAAGACAGGGAATATATCAGTGAAGCATGCACTGCCATCTCCAACATAAAATGTTCTTGTAGACAATCATATTACAAAGAACCCGGGGAAGATGGGATGTGTACGGAAAAACAACCATGCCCTCCTGGGAGTGGAGTGCTTCGAAAAG CAACAGACAAGTCCCAGACTCAATGCCAGGTATGCTCGGTCGGCAAAACGTTCTCAAATATCACATCACTCAGTGAACCATGTCAGAACTGTACCGTCTGTGCCCCGGGAGAACACATGCTTCAGGACTGCACCTTGTCTAGAGACCGAGTTTGTGGCCAGGCATCAACAACAG TTTCAGTTGATGCAAATTCGCCAAAAGGCGATTCTACAGTGACGATCGTGGCCATATCAGCAGCAGCTTCTGCTGTCGTTGTCATAGTAGCCATAATTGTTGTTATCTGTGTAGTAAGAAGAACAGAATGCGGACGTGACTTATGGAGAAGATGGTTCGGCAATAATCAGGCATTGCTTGGAAGCAGATACTCAAGCAATATAT gtAGATGGCCATCCAGGCGACCGACCGACAAGGAGTTAGGAATAATTGCCGATTGTTTTACTGGAGACTATCAGATACTTGCTACACAACTGAATGTATTGCAGCCACGTGTTTATCAGATACAACGTGATAATAGCCAAGACATCCATTCGCAAGTGCTTGGCGTTCTTTCGGCCTGGGCGAAAGCCGCGGAATCTGCTACTTTGGCAGATTTAGAGACTACAATGCGGAACGTGCAATCTCTGAATTTCGATTGGGTAAATGCCAATGAAAAGTTGAACGTCGAGCAGTAA